Proteins from a genomic interval of Zingiber officinale cultivar Zhangliang chromosome 2A, Zo_v1.1, whole genome shotgun sequence:
- the LOC122042559 gene encoding leucine-rich repeat extensin-like protein 6 produces the protein MVSFFLFLRRGSFRFSLFLLCLLPVLCSSQYYPPSNPRLEKAYVALQAWKRAITADPKNVTGNWCGPHVCNYTGVYCAPAPDDPCQITVAGIDLNHDALQGTLPEELGLLADLAVFHLNSNGFRGTLPASFKGLRLLYELDISNNQFEGGFPSVVLELHSLRYLDIRYNRFCGGVPSCLFDLRLDALFINNNDFTFSIPENIGNSPVSVLVFADNQINGCFPKAIANMRDTLRELIIMNSGLRACIPPEIGQLTKLRVLDLSYNHLVGHLPASIGDMKKLEQLDVAHNKLSGEIPCGICDLPRLKNFTYSYNFFCEEPESCLRIRRHDDRLNCFPFRPLQRPAEQCAAFLSKPKFCDSNGCIAHPPPPPPPPPPPPVHPY, from the coding sequence AtggtctccttcttcctcttcctccgcaGAGGAAGCTTCAGATTCAGCTTGTTCTTGCTCTGTCTTCTTCCTGTGCTCTGCTCCTCCCAGTACTACCCGCCGTCGAATCCGCGGCTGGAGAAGGCCTACGTGGCGCTCCAGGCCTGGAAGAGAGCCATCACCGCCGACCCCAAGAACGTCACCGGCAACTGGTGCGGCCCCCACGTGTGCAACTACACCGGGGTCTACTGCGCGCCGGCGCCAGACGATCCCTGCCAGATCACCGTCGCCGGAATCGACCTCAACCACGATGCGTTGCAGGGCACCCTCCCTGAGGAGCTCGGCCTCCTCGCTGACCTCGCCGTCTTCCACCTCAACTCCAACGGCTTCCGCGGCACTCTCCCGGCGTCGTTCAAGGGATTGAGACTCTTGTACGAGCTCGACATCAGCAACAACCAGTTCGAGGGCGGGTTCCCCTCCGTCGTGCTCGAGCTACACTCGTTGAGGTACCTCGACATCCGCTACAACCGTTTCTGCGGCGGCGTGCCTTCCTGCCTCTTCGATCTCCGGCTGGATGCTCTGTTTATTAACAACAATGACTTCACCTTCTCCATCCCGGAAAACATCGGGAACTCGCCGGTGTCGGTGCTGGTCTTCGCCGACAACCAGATCAACGGATGCTTCCCCAAGGCCATCGCCAACATGCGCGACACCCTGCGCGAGCTCATCATCATGAACAGCGGCCTCAGGGCCTGCATCCCGCCGGAGATCGGCCAGCTCACCAAACTCCGCGTGCTCGACCTCAGCTACAACCACCTCGTCGGCCACCTGCCGGCCTCCATCGGCGACATGAAGAAGCTGGAGCAGCTGGACGTGGCCCACAACAAGCTCTCCGGCGAGATCCCCTGCGGCATCTGCGACCTCCCGCGGCTCAAGAACTTCACCTACTCCTACAACTTCTTCTGCGAGGAGCCGGAGAGTTGCCTCAGGATCCGCCGCCACGACGACCGCTTGAACTGCTTCCCCTTCCGGCCGCTGCAGCGCCCGGCCGAACAGTGCGCCGCTTTCCTCTCCAAACCCAAATTCTGCGACTCCAACGGGTGCATAGCCCacccaccgccgccgccgccgccgccgccgccgccccctGTTCATCCGTACTGA